The Lutibacter sp. A64 genome segment GGTTCCCTAAAACAATTTCTTTCATTTCAAAAACAGGTTCGTTAGGATTGGTTTTTACATAAACTATAGACCTTTCACCAGTCCAAAGAACTGCCGATGCAGGTATCATTAGTATATCATTTGTATTTGATGTGGCATTATTTACTTTACCTTCAACAAACATTCCTGGCTTAAATTCATTGTTTTTATTTTTTAATACAACTCTTAAAGTTACCGTACGGGTTTTAGTATTTAAAACGGGGTCAATAAAACTTACTTTTCCTTTAAACTCTTTATTAGGGTATGCGTTAGAAGTTATCGTAATTTCTTCACCTATTTTAAATAAGCCTATCTGGTTTTCATACACATCGAAATTTGCCCAAACTGTACTTAAGTTTGATATTTTCAGCAAAGGTTGTCCTTGTTTTATTGCTGAACCTTGTTCAACCAATTTTTCAGATACGGTACCTGAAACTGTTGCATACACAGGGAAAAATTCTTTTGCTTTTCCAGAGGCTTCAATTTGGTTTATTTGATTATCTGATAGTTTCCAGAATTTTAATTTGTTACGAACGGCATTGTACAATTCTGGTTGAGATTCTTTTAATGAAATTGCAGTTAATAATTCTTGTTGAGCAGCATATAATTCAGGTGAATAGATAGTTGCTAATAATTGTCCTTTACGAATTTCTTCACCAGTAAAATTTACATTTAGTTTTTCAATTCTTCCAGAAAAATAACTGACTTGAATTGAATTAACTTCTTCGTTTACTGCAATTTTACCAGATAATTTAAGCACATTATCTTCAGCTAAATGCTTACCAACTTTTGTTGTTTGAATGTTGGCTAATGCCATTGCATTTTTTGTTAACTTGAATTGATCTGCAGACAAACCATCAGCACCTGCTTCGGCAGGAATTAAATCCATACCACAGATAGGACAGTCACCTGCTTCTGGTTGCATTATTTGTGGATGCATTGAACACGTCCACATTTGATTTGTTTCTGTTGTGCTAGTATGATTATGTTCTGTTTTATTTTTTGAAGAATCATTGAACAGGAACTTTCCCAGAAGAAGTCCAACAGCTAATATGCCTATATAAATTATATATTTTTTCATTTTTTTAAATTTTAATATTTCTTAATCTTAATGCGTTTACAATTACCGAGACCGAGCTAAAACTCATAGCTAAAGCTGCAATCATTGGTGATAGTAATAATCCAAAAAATGGATATAAAATACCTGCTGCAATAGGAACACCTATAACATTATATATAAATGCAAAAAACAGGTTCTGTTTTATATTTTTTACAACAGCGTGACTTAATTTTTTAGCTTTTACAATACCTTGTAAATCGCCTTTTACTAATGTTATTGATGCACTTTCAATAGCAACATCAGTACCTGTACCCATTGCAATTCCAACATCAGATTGTGCTAAAGCAGGTGCATCATTAATACCATCTCCTGCCATTGCAACTATTTTCCCTGTATTTTGAAGCATTTTTATTTCATTTAATTTGTCTTGTGGAAGACATTCTGCTTTAAAGTGTTTTAGGTTTAGTTGTTTAGCTACAAATTTTGCAGTATTCTTATTGTCACCTGTTAGCATTATTACGTCAACGCCATTATTTTGTAATTCTTTAATAGCATTTTGACTTGTAGTTTTAATAGCATCGAAAATTGTGACATATCCTACTGCTTTATTATCTATTGCTATGTATGAAACTGTTTTACCTTGCTCTTGTTCTACTATAACTTTATTCGATAAACTTTCAGAAATAGTAATTGT includes the following:
- a CDS encoding efflux RND transporter periplasmic adaptor subunit; protein product: MKKYIIYIGILAVGLLLGKFLFNDSSKNKTEHNHTSTTETNQMWTCSMHPQIMQPEAGDCPICGMDLIPAEAGADGLSADQFKLTKNAMALANIQTTKVGKHLAEDNVLKLSGKIAVNEEVNSIQVSYFSGRIEKLNVNFTGEEIRKGQLLATIYSPELYAAQQELLTAISLKESQPELYNAVRNKLKFWKLSDNQINQIEASGKAKEFFPVYATVSGTVSEKLVEQGSAIKQGQPLLKISNLSTVWANFDVYENQIGLFKIGEEITITSNAYPNKEFKGKVSFIDPVLNTKTRTVTLRVVLKNKNNEFKPGMFVEGKVNNATSNTNDILMIPASAVLWTGERSIVYVKTNPNEPVFEMKEIVLGNQIGTNYQVLKGLNNGDEIVSNGTFTIDAAAQLQGKKSMMNKTGGTTMTGHEGHLGMENNISDATEHYEINKRLEAPKEFQNQLKTVYENYIILKDALVEDNSKEATNSAKKLISSIHKINMKLLKGEAHKHWMTVEKEIKSSTIAISNTDDIKVQRDHFKHLSSHLTKAIQLFGINEIVYVEFCPMADNNNGAYWLSKEEKVLNPYFGDAMLKCGEVKQVIE